A single window of Mycobacterium sp. ITM-2016-00318 DNA harbors:
- a CDS encoding DUF4383 domain-containing protein has protein sequence MATSNPGRPGAMSRFPTDVQKAALAVGAVFLLVGILGFIPGITTDYDSMTFAGHESGAKLLGIFEVSILHNLVHLAFGLGGLLLARTWSAARGFLLGGGVIYLLLWLYGLLIDFEKPINFVPVNNADNWLHFGLGVGMVLLGVLLSRRPRLERGVDTRSTPRTGR, from the coding sequence ATGGCAACCAGTAATCCGGGCCGGCCGGGTGCGATGTCGCGGTTCCCGACCGATGTGCAAAAGGCCGCTCTCGCGGTTGGAGCGGTGTTCCTGCTGGTCGGTATCCTTGGATTCATCCCCGGCATCACTACGGACTACGACAGCATGACGTTCGCCGGGCACGAATCCGGCGCAAAGCTGCTGGGGATCTTCGAAGTGTCGATACTTCACAACTTGGTGCACTTGGCGTTCGGGTTGGGCGGTCTGCTGCTGGCCCGCACCTGGTCCGCGGCGCGCGGCTTCCTCCTCGGCGGCGGTGTCATCTACCTGCTGCTGTGGCTTTACGGTCTGCTCATTGACTTCGAGAAGCCGATTAACTTCGTCCCGGTGAACAACGCCGACAACTGGCTGCACTTCGGGCTGGGCGTCGGCATGGTCCTGCTCGGCGTACTGCTGTCCCGGCGCCCAAGGCTGGAGCGCGGCGTGGACACCCGCAGCACCCCGCGTACTGGCCGGTAA